One genomic region from Campylobacter sp. RM5004 encodes:
- a CDS encoding flagellar hook-length control protein FliK — protein MKDLLILQDVKNLSAKKGKGSKKSGGEGFADLLFNQTDAKNTKNNLLVMQNVFKAKNEIKYKDLKQANTEINLASSLLNEKPSNKEPNLLANLLQNPKNLNEKVSQIVKNAKEVNEFLPERLQISEAEIMQDIQKSMQDFEYGKELFDDLNFVQILDFLTILKQDSKNAELNNFSSLKNIVNNKINLETFANTTSVHSLVELAKEHKLGLSNITYEKIKNNEYNEQIFAKPYPKLYEQNFFSHALNKEPKSTKLEDVKKINLENILNQKEVKLDNKTTEKIITNNQQQKNIESTLKTGALNELLSKISKDTNEVKPSKELRAEILKVISNENDTPKQNIKEAPITLKDNKEIAKDFIKPQMQTQIQAEKPIQNELPKIENEIIMPTEESFEELVQSDDKIEINKEKISLPESLKLDFLNPNKELSKEQTKLVIDNFTRDFKEEIEKFKAPSHKVSINLNPKELGEINVTMVARGNNLHINLNSNNQNTLNLFIANQQEFKNSLVNMGFTGLAMNFGDKKDGQREQEQQKARKKYEEIEELEATSDMPSGINAVLYKYF, from the coding sequence ATGAAAGATTTATTAATTTTACAAGATGTAAAAAACCTAAGTGCAAAAAAAGGTAAAGGTTCAAAAAAATCAGGTGGGGAAGGCTTTGCTGATTTATTATTTAATCAAACAGATGCTAAAAATACTAAAAATAATTTATTAGTTATGCAAAATGTCTTTAAGGCAAAAAATGAGATAAAATACAAAGATTTAAAGCAAGCAAACACTGAAATAAATCTAGCATCATCATTACTTAATGAAAAGCCTAGCAATAAAGAACCTAATTTATTAGCAAATCTTTTACAAAATCCAAAAAATTTAAATGAAAAAGTATCGCAAATTGTAAAAAATGCAAAAGAAGTTAATGAATTTTTGCCTGAAAGATTGCAAATTAGCGAAGCTGAAATAATGCAAGATATACAAAAATCTATGCAAGATTTTGAATATGGAAAAGAATTATTTGATGACTTAAATTTCGTTCAAATATTAGACTTTTTAACCATATTAAAACAAGATAGTAAAAATGCTGAGCTTAATAACTTTTCTAGTTTAAAAAACATAGTAAATAATAAAATAAACCTTGAAACTTTTGCAAATACTACAAGCGTTCATTCTCTTGTTGAACTTGCTAAAGAACATAAATTAGGTCTTAGCAATATAACTTATGAAAAAATCAAAAACAATGAATATAACGAGCAAATTTTTGCTAAGCCATATCCGAAATTATATGAGCAAAACTTCTTCTCACATGCTTTAAATAAAGAGCCTAAAAGCACTAAATTAGAAGATGTAAAAAAAATCAATCTTGAAAATATACTAAATCAAAAAGAAGTAAAACTAGATAATAAAACAACAGAAAAAATAATAACAAACAATCAACAACAAAAAAACATTGAAAGCACTCTAAAAACTGGGGCTTTAAATGAGCTTTTAAGTAAAATTTCAAAAGATACAAACGAAGTAAAACCAAGTAAGGAATTAAGAGCTGAGATTTTAAAAGTAATATCAAACGAAAACGATACGCCTAAACAAAATATAAAAGAAGCTCCTATTACCCTAAAAGATAATAAAGAAATAGCAAAAGATTTCATAAAACCACAAATGCAAACTCAAATTCAAGCAGAAAAACCTATCCAAAATGAGTTGCCAAAAATAGAAAATGAAATAATTATGCCAACTGAAGAAAGTTTTGAAGAGCTAGTTCAAAGTGATGATAAAATAGAAATAAATAAAGAAAAAATAAGCTTACCAGAGAGCTTAAAGCTTGATTTCTTAAATCCTAATAAAGAACTTAGCAAAGAACAAACAAAATTAGTAATTGATAATTTTACAAGAGATTTTAAAGAAGAAATAGAAAAATTTAAAGCTCCAAGCCACAAAGTTAGCATTAATTTAAATCCTAAAGAATTAGGAGAAATTAATGTAACAATGGTTGCTAGAGGAAATAATTTACATATTAACTTAAACTCAAACAACCAAAACACCTTAAACCTATTTATAGCTAACCAGCAAGAGTTTAAAAACAGCCTTGTAAATATGGGCTTTACTGGACTTGCTATGAACTTTGGTGATAAAAAAGATGGACAAAGAGAACAAGAGCAACAAAAAGCTCGTAAAAAATACGAAGAGATAGAAGAACTAGAAGCTACAAGCGATATGCCAAGTGGAATTAACGCTGTGCTTTATAAATATTTTTAA
- the typA gene encoding translational GTPase TypA: protein MSIRNIAVIAHVDHGKTTMVDQLLKQSGTFSEREQIDDRVMDSNDIEKERGITILSKNTAINYKGTKINIIDTPGHADFGGEVERVLKMIDGVLLIVDAQEGVMPQTKFVVKKALALGLRPIVVVNKIDKQAADPDRVINEVFDLFAALDATDEQLDFPVIYAIGKEGIAKKELDDDSKDMQPLFDKIIEHVPAPSGSNDNPLQLQVFTLGYDNFVGKIGIARIFNGTITKNQNVMLAKADGSKQTGRISKLIGFMGLEKMDIDNASTGDIVAIAGFDALDVGDSIVDPANPVPLDPLHIEEPTLSVVFSVNDGPLAGTEGKHVTSNKIAERLEAEMKTNIAMRYENIGEGKFKVSGRGELQITILAENMRREGFEFCLGRPEVIVKVENGVKTEPFENLVIDVPDEFSGTVIEKLGRRRAEMKSMVPTGDGQTRLEFEIPARGLIGFRSQFLTDTKGEGVMNHSFLDFRPFVGSVEKRQNGALVSMENGVALAYSLWNLQDRGVLFIDPQAKTYIGMIIGEHSRPNDLDVNPIKGKNLTNVRASGSDEAIKLVPPRKLNLERAMEWIEEDELVEVTPQNIRIRKRYLDPTVRRRMEKSKS, encoded by the coding sequence TTGAGTATTAGAAATATAGCAGTAATTGCACACGTAGATCACGGCAAGACTACAATGGTTGATCAATTATTAAAACAATCAGGAACTTTTAGCGAAAGAGAGCAAATTGATGATCGTGTAATGGATAGTAATGACATTGAGAAGGAGCGTGGTATTACCATTCTTTCAAAAAACACAGCTATTAATTACAAAGGCACAAAGATAAATATTATAGACACTCCAGGCCACGCAGATTTTGGTGGAGAAGTTGAGCGTGTTTTAAAGATGATTGATGGGGTTTTATTAATCGTTGATGCTCAAGAAGGTGTTATGCCACAAACAAAATTCGTTGTTAAAAAAGCTTTAGCATTAGGTTTAAGACCAATAGTTGTTGTAAATAAAATAGACAAACAAGCAGCTGATCCTGATAGGGTTATTAATGAAGTATTTGACCTTTTTGCAGCACTTGATGCAACTGATGAGCAATTAGATTTCCCTGTTATTTATGCAATAGGTAAAGAAGGAATTGCAAAAAAAGAATTAGATGATGATAGTAAAGATATGCAACCACTATTTGACAAGATTATTGAGCATGTTCCAGCTCCAAGTGGTAGCAATGACAATCCTTTACAATTACAAGTTTTCACATTAGGTTATGATAACTTCGTAGGTAAAATCGGTATCGCAAGGATTTTTAACGGAACTATTACAAAAAATCAAAATGTAATGTTAGCAAAAGCTGATGGAAGCAAGCAAACAGGAAGAATTTCAAAACTAATAGGCTTTATGGGCTTAGAAAAAATGGATATTGATAATGCAAGCACTGGAGATATCGTAGCGATTGCAGGTTTTGATGCTTTAGATGTTGGAGATAGTATTGTTGATCCTGCTAATCCTGTGCCACTTGATCCACTTCATATAGAAGAGCCAACTTTAAGCGTTGTATTTAGCGTAAATGATGGTCCTTTAGCAGGAACTGAAGGAAAGCATGTTACAAGTAATAAAATCGCTGAAAGACTTGAAGCAGAAATGAAAACAAATATTGCGATGAGATATGAAAATATCGGCGAAGGTAAGTTTAAAGTAAGTGGTCGTGGTGAGTTACAAATCACAATTTTAGCTGAAAATATGAGAAGAGAAGGCTTTGAGTTTTGTTTAGGAAGACCTGAAGTTATTGTTAAAGTTGAAAATGGTGTAAAAACTGAGCCATTTGAAAACTTAGTAATAGATGTGCCTGATGAGTTTAGTGGAACGGTTATTGAAAAACTTGGAAGAAGAAGAGCAGAAATGAAGAGCATGGTTCCAACAGGTGATGGACAAACTAGACTTGAGTTTGAAATCCCTGCTCGTGGTCTTATTGGCTTTAGAAGTCAATTTTTAACTGATACTAAAGGCGAAGGTGTAATGAATCATAGCTTTTTAGACTTTAGACCATTTGTAGGTAGCGTTGAAAAACGCCAAAATGGAGCGCTTGTAAGTATGGAAAACGGAGTTGCGCTTGCTTATTCATTATGGAATCTTCAAGATAGAGGAGTGTTATTTATAGACCCACAAGCAAAAACTTATATAGGAATGATTATAGGAGAGCATAGTCGTCCGAATGATCTTGATGTAAATCCTATTAAAGGAAAGAACTTAACTAACGTTCGTGCTAGTGGAAGTGATGAAGCTATTAAGCTTGTTCCACCTAGAAAGCTAAATCTTGAGCGTGCTATGGAATGGATTGAAGAAGATGAATTAGTAGAAGTTACTCCACAAAATATTCGTATTAGAAAGCGTTATTTAGATCCAACGGTAAGACGCCGTATGGAAAAATCTAAATCTTAA
- a CDS encoding autotransporter outer membrane beta-barrel domain-containing protein, which produces MRKKSLFLSLVAASSIHAATINFTNSDSLDDFVTKIVTNYTNSALLGSQIIKQYNIIAYDFATGELAMPTYVQKDDVNIYGSKENIFNIKPTNTFAVFGNNVSIDYADIDNLLLDLGNDVYLKSSNGAYYRTFLAKQYNNKAIATINNSKINRARIHLNKLNMNNSTLANFNINTNELNVSNSVFDASNGGFLKVFVKTTGSNNDLIMNDENNLFILLKGDVPKSFFNIKANDEGISSITPALVYVKSKDGYTIFDNSAKSLETQKILEASYLESLQQIMYHLEFTDDGKVSKDAKEYKVFKELGIIDENDYFIESKFFEKLQNLEEIATGTNSNLPILPETKPENPNTKPNPKPESKPWEDLTPAKPISTSINIPKVTDVISGTSMKLDSLANMTFKDNSNVDGFVKDSNEEALYNAMYEAPKVYKNYEDGKIASSNISNPKLSDITIKATNITNNSQYFPEFASTNSINVLNSTLNGLNLRSGEQLSISDTSGDYVFKDALKTGKGTINLINSRLLNAEARADTINIYDVDLNTSVIFANQLNATKLNITDGGAIVYGRATGGQNTLSASAKAIANVNKEDPISIALIKEGADDFFKIASTNAGISSITPAGIKGIAKDGFKVFAIGNDEWVKSITDTDGSLKINALAIALGEGGFSSNDFYATNGKLKTDTEFYKLLASKGAIDSDGNINLGALGGVHNTKKITSEVIDQSFLDSIANSKDKNTGISYADVTLNKPLEAGAGLIATTLEAKNLNITSNIKGFDLNSSKASEKTNLFMDKTFGKLNIEGQTNKLVNIENNSIKSNELNIKNAVIKTENLASNKLNLDNVTIDTTMATKDTIITALDGATINNLKVNASNKFATIIIIKNLNGKFGKEDISIQAEQVVRLAAATTSEVSVKTLADGTVSYIVNPSKNSEVAKALENGASIEQAILVDKGILTSDLKISESADKTLVDSLTASGVLTIKEDGSVVVDNTNTFENLIKENAPSYTLSETKQNQAAINLAHTALNQARFAYNLEINNMTKRLGEIRDLEGEQGVWFRSYAGKGSYKDYQDIKYYSFTMGADKYISDDTLFGVSLGYNRQDLSKEISGKQDTFVLSAYASKLYNSGLYLDGVIKYLNSKGKYENELLGNSNDKKLSSKTQHAMLASIEAGYRMPVGEKLIIEPQAELITGYIPSNEIKSDKLVMKSKSYVLVNIKTGVNAIVKPNDKIELRAGVGEIFDLNDSKVKYEIKDIFGTKDTRTGKDSRAYANLFGSYKLNNNTRINLEAERVFGGDFKVNYNFNLNLRYQF; this is translated from the coding sequence ATGAGAAAAAAATCTTTATTTTTAAGTCTTGTTGCGGCAAGTAGTATTCATGCTGCTACTATTAATTTTACTAATTCTGATAGTTTAGATGATTTTGTTACAAAGATAGTTACGAATTATACTAATTCTGCTTTATTAGGTTCTCAGATTATTAAGCAATATAATATTATTGCTTATGATTTTGCTACCGGAGAATTAGCCATGCCAACTTATGTTCAAAAAGATGATGTTAATATTTATGGAAGCAAAGAAAATATTTTTAACATTAAGCCAACAAATACTTTTGCGGTTTTTGGAAATAATGTTTCAATAGATTATGCAGATATTGATAATTTGCTTTTGGATTTAGGCAATGATGTTTATTTAAAATCTTCAAATGGTGCTTATTATAGGACTTTTTTAGCAAAGCAATATAATAATAAAGCTATAGCTACTATTAATAATTCAAAGATTAATAGGGCTAGGATTCATTTGAATAAATTAAATATGAATAATTCTACTTTAGCTAATTTTAATATCAATACAAACGAGTTAAATGTAAGTAATTCTGTTTTTGATGCTAGTAATGGTGGTTTTTTAAAAGTATTTGTTAAAACTACAGGAAGTAATAATGATTTGATTATGAACGACGAAAATAATTTATTTATTCTTTTAAAAGGCGATGTTCCTAAAAGTTTTTTCAATATCAAAGCAAATGATGAAGGTATAAGCTCTATAACACCTGCATTAGTTTACGTTAAATCAAAAGATGGATATACGATTTTTGATAATTCAGCAAAAAGTTTAGAAACTCAAAAAATACTTGAGGCATCGTATTTGGAGTCATTGCAACAAATAATGTATCATTTAGAGTTTACCGATGATGGTAAAGTATCAAAAGATGCTAAAGAATACAAAGTGTTTAAAGAGTTAGGGATTATTGATGAGAATGATTATTTTATAGAGAGTAAATTTTTTGAGAAATTACAAAATTTAGAAGAAATAGCTACAGGCACTAATAGTAATCTTCCAATACTTCCAGAAACTAAACCCGAAAATCCTAATACTAAACCAAATCCTAAACCAGAAAGCAAACCTTGGGAAGATTTAACACCTGCAAAGCCTATTTCAACTAGTATAAATATCCCTAAAGTTACTGATGTAATAAGTGGCACATCAATGAAACTTGATAGTTTAGCAAATATGACATTTAAGGATAATTCTAATGTAGATGGCTTTGTAAAAGATAGCAATGAAGAAGCTTTATATAATGCTATGTATGAAGCACCTAAGGTATATAAAAATTACGAAGATGGCAAAATAGCAAGCTCAAATATTTCAAATCCAAAACTAAGCGATATTACAATTAAAGCTACAAATATTACAAATAATTCTCAATATTTTCCTGAGTTTGCTAGCACTAATTCGATAAATGTTTTAAACTCTACTTTAAATGGTCTAAATCTAAGAAGTGGCGAGCAACTTAGTATAAGCGATACTAGTGGTGATTATGTATTTAAAGATGCTTTAAAGACAGGAAAAGGCACTATAAATTTAATTAATTCAAGATTATTAAATGCAGAAGCTAGAGCAGATACTATTAATATTTATGATGTTGATTTAAATACTAGTGTGATTTTTGCAAATCAATTAAATGCTACAAAATTAAATATTACTGATGGTGGTGCTATTGTTTATGGCAGAGCAACTGGTGGGCAAAATACTTTAAGTGCAAGTGCAAAAGCAATTGCAAACGTAAATAAAGAAGATCCTATTTCAATAGCACTTATTAAAGAAGGTGCCGATGATTTCTTTAAGATTGCTTCTACAAATGCAGGTATTTCAAGTATCACTCCAGCAGGTATTAAAGGCATTGCAAAAGATGGCTTTAAAGTATTTGCAATTGGTAATGATGAATGGGTAAAGAGTATTACTGATACTGATGGAAGCCTTAAAATAAATGCTCTTGCAATTGCTTTAGGTGAAGGTGGATTTTCATCAAATGATTTTTATGCAACTAATGGCAAGCTTAAAACCGATACAGAATTTTATAAATTACTAGCAAGTAAAGGTGCGATAGATAGTGACGGTAATATTAATTTAGGTGCTTTAGGTGGGGTACATAATACTAAAAAAATTACTTCAGAAGTAATTGATCAAAGCTTTTTAGATAGCATTGCAAATTCAAAAGATAAAAACACTGGTATCTCTTACGCTGATGTTACTTTAAATAAACCACTAGAAGCAGGAGCAGGATTAATAGCTACAACGCTAGAAGCTAAGAATTTAAATATCACAAGCAATATTAAAGGTTTTGATTTAAATAGTTCAAAAGCAAGTGAAAAAACCAATTTATTTATGGATAAAACTTTTGGTAAATTAAATATCGAAGGACAAACTAATAAGCTTGTAAATATCGAAAACAATAGCATTAAATCAAATGAGTTAAATATCAAAAATGCTGTTATTAAAACAGAAAACTTAGCTTCAAACAAACTAAATTTAGATAATGTTACAATTGATACAACTATGGCTACAAAAGATACAATAATAACAGCTTTAGACGGTGCTACTATAAATAATCTTAAGGTAAATGCAAGTAATAAATTTGCTACTATTATAATTATTAAAAATTTAAATGGTAAGTTTGGTAAAGAAGATATTAGCATTCAAGCAGAACAAGTAGTAAGATTAGCAGCGGCTACTACTAGTGAAGTAAGTGTTAAAACATTAGCAGATGGAACTGTATCTTATATCGTAAATCCTAGTAAAAACTCAGAAGTTGCTAAAGCTTTAGAAAATGGAGCAAGTATAGAACAAGCAATTTTAGTTGATAAAGGTATTTTAACAAGTGATTTAAAAATCTCAGAAAGTGCTGATAAAACTTTAGTAGATAGCCTAACAGCAAGTGGTGTGCTAACTATTAAAGAGGATGGAAGTGTAGTAGTAGACAACACTAATACTTTTGAAAATTTAATAAAAGAAAATGCACCTAGCTATACTTTAAGCGAAACAAAGCAAAATCAAGCAGCTATTAATTTAGCTCATACAGCACTAAATCAAGCAAGATTTGCATATAATTTAGAAATTAACAATATGACAAAAAGGCTTGGTGAAATTAGGGATTTAGAAGGAGAGCAAGGAGTATGGTTTAGAAGCTATGCTGGAAAAGGTTCTTATAAAGATTATCAAGATATTAAGTATTATTCATTTACAATGGGTGCCGACAAATACATTAGTGATGATACCTTATTTGGAGTTAGTTTAGGTTACAATAGACAAGATTTAAGTAAAGAAATAAGTGGTAAACAAGATACTTTTGTGCTTAGTGCTTATGCTTCAAAGTTGTATAATAGCGGACTTTATTTGGATGGAGTAATTAAGTATCTAAATTCAAAAGGTAAATATGAAAATGAATTATTAGGCAATAGTAATGATAAGAAATTAAGCTCAAAAACTCAACATGCTATGTTAGCAAGCATAGAAGCAGGATACAGGATGCCTGTAGGTGAAAAACTAATTATAGAACCACAAGCTGAGTTAATTACAGGTTATATTCCAAGTAATGAAATTAAGAGTGATAAATTAGTTATGAAATCAAAATCTTATGTACTTGTTAATATTAAAACAGGCGTTAATGCTATAGTTAAGCCTAATGATAAAATTGAATTAAGAGCCGGTGTTGGTGAAATATTTGACTTAAATGATAGTAAAGTAAAATATGAAATTAAAGATATTTTTGGTACTAAAGATACTAGAACCGGTAAAGATAGTAGAGCTTATGCTAATTTATTTGGTTCTTATAAATTAAATAATAATACAAGAATTAATCTTGAAGCTGAAAGAGTATTTGGTGGAGATTTTAAAGTAAATTATAATTTTAATTTAAACTTAAGATATCAATTTTAA
- a CDS encoding DUF448 domain-containing protein, with product MKKAKPIRMCIICKNRKNQSELKRFQILSNEVLFSFNSGRSMYLCDICLAKDDNEFLKSLHKVVKNNIDKKELASKIKERFL from the coding sequence ATGAAAAAAGCAAAACCTATTAGAATGTGTATCATCTGTAAGAATAGAAAAAATCAAAGCGAATTAAAGCGTTTTCAAATACTTTCAAATGAAGTATTATTTAGCTTTAATAGCGGAAGAAGTATGTATTTATGTGATATTTGCTTAGCTAAAGATGATAATGAATTTTTAAAATCTTTGCATAAGGTTGTTAAAAATAACATAGACAAAAAAGAACTTGCTAGTAAAATAAAAGAAAGGTTTTTATAA
- the infB gene encoding translation initiation factor IF-2 has translation MANVKISEIATELGFSNKETLEKINELGFEFKSVQKAVNEEIAGAIYEYLKNGTIQQVLKDEVAKSTKSVKKSNTKATTTKNSKTKTEKVEKTKKTETKQKEVKAEVKQEPKEEKKEEIIVEEKITKVEVKEEMKTNEVEKKEQPKEEPMSLAKSGLEKRRGLVIIKKKNAVKEEPKEEIKPKAKSQEPVSFASIFSTDESLKKKKAKKIVPAAKKESSSKMDFDTNFAEINDDEDDMVVMPDFSFNEKKEEEKPAKAQNSLRSAFNNQINQFTNNSIARSRRKKSKAYKKEQNNEEITSVKIPKEIRLYELAEKLGKKDSELISKLFMQGMMTTKNDFLDEETIEILGLEFGIEISFFDETAQFDYVADYEENQEELNDIKVPVVTIMGHVDHGKTSLLDYIRNSRVASGEAGGITQHVGAYMVNKNGKNITFIDTPGHEAFSAMRARGASVTDIVIIVVAADDGVKPQTKEAISHAKAAGVPIIIAVNKIDKEAANPDRVKTQLAELDIMPTEWGGSHEFVHISALKGTGIEDLLEIILLQAEILELRANKNAAAKANIVESSLQKGRGVVTTVIMENGTLKVGDTVVAGIAYGRIKSITDSKGNALKEILPGECGVIMGLNEIPEAGETLISVATDKEARDYAQKRHEYLRQKELSKSTKVSLDELSAKIKEGNLKSLPVILKADVGGTLEAIKGSLEKLSNDEVKVDIVLGGVGGISQGDIALAQASGGVIVGFNVRPTGDIKEKAKEAKVEIKTYNVIYNLIDEIKAILGGLMSPIISEEQLGQAEIRQVINVPKVGQIAGCMVTDGSIVRGAKIRVIREGVVVFEGEISSLKRFKDDAKEVSKGYECGVGIANFNDMREGDFIESYKEVQSKVSL, from the coding sequence ATGGCGAATGTAAAAATTAGTGAAATTGCAACAGAATTAGGGTTTTCAAATAAAGAAACTTTAGAAAAAATCAATGAATTAGGATTTGAATTTAAATCGGTTCAAAAAGCAGTTAATGAAGAGATTGCAGGTGCAATTTATGAATATTTAAAAAATGGCACAATTCAACAAGTATTAAAAGATGAGGTTGCAAAATCTACAAAAAGCGTTAAAAAATCTAACACAAAAGCAACTACTACTAAAAATTCTAAAACTAAAACTGAAAAGGTTGAAAAAACAAAAAAAACTGAAACCAAACAAAAGGAAGTAAAAGCAGAAGTTAAACAAGAACCTAAAGAAGAAAAAAAAGAAGAAATAATAGTAGAAGAAAAAATCACTAAGGTAGAAGTTAAAGAAGAAATGAAAACTAATGAAGTAGAAAAAAAAGAGCAACCTAAAGAAGAGCCTATGAGTCTTGCAAAAAGTGGTCTTGAAAAACGCCGTGGATTAGTAATTATTAAGAAAAAAAATGCAGTAAAAGAAGAGCCAAAAGAAGAGATTAAACCTAAAGCAAAATCTCAAGAACCTGTTTCTTTTGCATCAATTTTTAGCACAGATGAGAGTTTAAAAAAGAAAAAAGCAAAAAAAATAGTTCCTGCAGCTAAAAAAGAAAGCTCATCTAAAATGGATTTTGATACTAATTTTGCAGAAATTAATGATGATGAAGATGATATGGTTGTAATGCCTGATTTTTCATTTAATGAGAAAAAAGAAGAAGAAAAACCAGCAAAAGCTCAAAATTCTTTAAGAAGTGCATTTAATAATCAAATCAATCAATTTACAAATAATTCAATAGCAAGATCTCGCCGTAAAAAATCTAAAGCTTACAAAAAAGAGCAAAATAACGAAGAAATTACTAGCGTAAAAATTCCAAAAGAAATAAGATTATATGAATTAGCTGAAAAACTAGGCAAAAAAGATAGCGAATTAATCTCAAAATTATTTATGCAAGGAATGATGACAACTAAGAATGATTTCTTAGATGAAGAAACAATTGAGATTTTAGGTCTTGAGTTTGGAATTGAGATTAGCTTTTTTGATGAAACTGCACAATTTGACTATGTGGCTGATTATGAAGAAAATCAAGAAGAATTAAATGATATAAAAGTTCCTGTTGTTACTATCATGGGACACGTTGATCATGGTAAGACAAGCTTACTTGATTATATTAGAAATAGCCGTGTAGCAAGTGGTGAAGCTGGTGGAATTACTCAGCACGTAGGTGCTTATATGGTTAATAAAAATGGTAAAAACATTACCTTTATCGATACTCCAGGTCACGAGGCTTTCTCTGCAATGCGTGCAAGGGGTGCGAGTGTAACTGATATAGTAATCATTGTAGTAGCTGCTGATGATGGTGTAAAACCACAAACAAAAGAAGCAATTTCACACGCAAAAGCAGCAGGTGTTCCAATCATTATCGCAGTAAATAAAATAGATAAAGAAGCAGCAAATCCTGATAGAGTAAAAACTCAATTAGCAGAGCTTGATATTATGCCAACAGAGTGGGGTGGAAGTCATGAGTTCGTTCATATTAGTGCTTTAAAAGGAACAGGAATTGAAGATTTACTTGAAATCATTTTACTTCAAGCTGAAATCCTAGAACTTCGTGCTAATAAAAACGCAGCAGCAAAAGCAAATATAGTAGAAAGCTCACTTCAAAAAGGTCGTGGTGTAGTAACAACCGTGATTATGGAAAACGGAACGCTAAAAGTTGGAGATACTGTTGTAGCAGGTATTGCTTATGGAAGAATTAAAAGTATTACAGATAGTAAAGGCAATGCACTTAAAGAGATTTTACCAGGTGAGTGCGGTGTGATTATGGGTCTTAATGAAATACCTGAAGCAGGCGAAACTTTAATTAGCGTGGCAACTGATAAAGAAGCAAGAGATTATGCACAAAAACGCCATGAATATCTAAGACAAAAAGAATTAAGTAAATCAACTAAAGTAAGTCTTGATGAACTTAGTGCAAAAATTAAAGAAGGCAATTTAAAATCTCTTCCTGTGATTTTAAAAGCTGATGTTGGTGGAACATTAGAAGCTATTAAAGGAAGCCTTGAAAAACTATCAAACGATGAAGTAAAAGTTGATATAGTTTTAGGTGGTGTTGGCGGTATTTCTCAAGGAGATATTGCTTTAGCACAAGCTAGTGGCGGTGTGATAGTAGGATTTAATGTTCGCCCAACAGGTGATATTAAAGAAAAAGCAAAAGAAGCTAAAGTAGAGATTAAAACATACAATGTAATTTATAATCTAATTGATGAAATCAAAGCTATTTTAGGTGGCTTAATGAGTCCTATTATTAGTGAAGAACAACTTGGACAAGCGGAAATTAGACAAGTAATCAATGTTCCAAAAGTAGGGCAAATCGCAGGATGTATGGTAACAGATGGTAGCATTGTAAGGGGTGCAAAAATCCGTGTTATTCGTGAAGGTGTTGTTGTTTTTGAAGGAGAAATTAGCTCTCTTAAACGCTTTAAAGATGATGCTAAAGAAGTTAGTAAAGGTTATGAATGTGGCGTTGGTATCGCAAACTTTAACGATATGAGAGAAGGTGATTTTATTGAAAGCTATAAAGAAGTTCAAAGTAAGGTAAGTCTATAA
- the rbfA gene encoding 30S ribosome-binding factor RbfA, with amino-acid sequence MNDKAQIKRLRTQSLLKELIGEALANLDDPMLNSLLVNDVDCKKGRYDAFIYLDKMGLTKDEQNLVLSKLRKVSKVLQAHCLGALGMYRCPNFHFKFDDSLDKINRIEELFKQINKERQ; translated from the coding sequence ATGAATGATAAAGCACAAATCAAGCGTCTTAGAACTCAAAGTTTATTAAAAGAATTAATAGGAGAAGCCTTAGCTAATTTAGATGATCCTATGCTTAATTCTTTGCTTGTAAATGATGTAGATTGTAAGAAAGGTCGCTATGATGCTTTTATTTATTTAGATAAAATGGGGCTAACTAAAGATGAACAAAATTTAGTTTTGTCAAAATTAAGAAAAGTTAGCAAAGTATTGCAAGCTCATTGTTTGGGAGCTTTGGGTATGTATAGATGCCCAAATTTTCATTTTAAGTTTGACGATAGTTTAGATAAAATCAATAGAATAGAAGAATTATTTAAACAAATTAATAAAGAAAGGCAATAA